The following coding sequences lie in one Rutidosis leptorrhynchoides isolate AG116_Rl617_1_P2 chromosome 4, CSIRO_AGI_Rlap_v1, whole genome shotgun sequence genomic window:
- the LOC139840048 gene encoding transcription factor MYB62-like has translation MGASKKMTNEKLVLDELRKGPWTLDEDNLLVHYITCHGEGRWNSLAKSSGLKRTGKSCRLRWLNYLKPDVKHGNLTPQEQIMILELHSKWGNRWSKIAQQLPGRTDNEIKNYWRTKVQKQARHLKIDSNNKKFVEALRQFWLPRLLEKVDKNNSPSSSTTTTTSTSTMITNQINLCSKPRVKESPIMETTISSSSIYSSNDTRIMSPYLPESVQQSNGYFVDNGNSDVTSFNQSNIQELRSNDTTMLDFQLAGVDWMSNEVADISFWNMDELWQFRSNNEIC, from the exons ATGGGGGCTTCTAAAAAGATGACTAATGAAAAGTTAGTACTTGATGAGCTAAGAAAAGGGCCATGGACACTTGATGAAGACAACCTTCTTGTTCATTACATCACTTGTCATGGCGAAGGACGTTGGAACTCCCTAGCAAAATCTTCCG GGTTAAAAAGAACGGGAAAAAGTTGCAGGCTAagatggttgaattatctaaaacCGGACGTGAAACATGGAAATCTTACACCACAAGAACAAATCATGATCCTTGAACTTCATTCCAAATGGGGCAATAG ATGGTCGAAAATTGCACAACAATTGCCTGGAAGAACAGATAACGAGATCAAGAATTACTGGCGAACAAAAGTACAAAAGCAAGCTCGTCATCTTAAGATTGACTCAAACAACAAGAAATTTGTTGAAGCCCTTAGACAATTTTGGCTACCAAGATTGCTTGAAAAAGTGGATAAAAATaattcaccatcatcatcaacaacaacaacaacttctacATCAACTATGATTACTAATCAAATCAACTTATGCTCAAAACCACGAGTCAAAGAAAGTCCAATAATGGAGACTACAATTTCTAGCTCGAGCATTTATTCATCAAACGATACGAGGATTATGTCGCCGTACTTGCCCGAAAGTGTACAACAAAGCAATGGTTACTTTGTTGATAATGGTAACTCTGACGTGACAAGTTTTAACCAGTCAAACATTCAAGAATTGCGGTCGAACGATACGACAATGTTAGATTTCCAACTGGCAGGGGTTGATTGGATGAGCAACGAGGTAGCAGATATATCTTTCTGGAACATGGATGAATTGTGGCAATTCAGAAGTAATAATGAAATATGTTGa